Proteins found in one Aethina tumida isolate Nest 87 chromosome 1, icAetTumi1.1, whole genome shotgun sequence genomic segment:
- the LOC109609170 gene encoding trafficking protein particle complex subunit 13, which translates to METEEHLLALKVMRLTRPMLATPLPVTCDSKDLPGNLLNNALQQDPTAVQGAETLCVGQFLLLPQSPVNIYLGETFSSYICVYSETKEVVTNINVKVDLQTSSQRIPLSMNPPTPTLSPDETVNVVIHYEVKEVGTHILVCEVSYHGPTGNLMTFRKFFKIQVLKPLDVKTKFYNAENDDVYLEAQIQNITAGPICLEKVELDASQLFDVTSLNVTPSGESVFGKTQLMQPQTVCQFLYCLTPSEKLSSDLKSLSGATNIGKLDIVWRSNLGERGRLQTCQMQRMGPDYGDIRISIVEIPNFVVLEELFSIKCKLVNNCERTVDLNIYLENVEGIAWCDISSRKLEPLTPHSMKILEFKCIPILPGLRSIAGIKLIDTFLKRTYTYNDLGQVFVMVNEKKCASEESDDDASIPPQFKQ; encoded by the exons atggaGACCGAGGAACACTTGTTAGCATTGAAAG TAATGAGGCTAACTCGGCCAATGTTAGCTACTCCTTTGCCTGTTACGTGTGACAGCAAAGATCTACCGGGTAATCTTCTAAATAATGCCCTCCAACAAGACCCAACAGCTGTTCAAGGTGCTGAAACACTTTGTGTTGGACAATTCCTGCTGCTACCGCAAAGCCCTGTAAACATTTATCTGGGTGAAACTTTCTCAAGTTACATCTGTGTTTATAGTGAAACCAAAGAAGTAGTCACTAACATTAATGTAAAAGTGGATTTACAGACTAGTTCACAACGAATTCCTCTATCTATGAATCCACCCACACCAACATTATCACCTGATGAGACTGTTAATGTTGTAATACATTATGAAGTTAAAGAAGTTGGCACCCACAT ACTTGTATGTGAAGTAAGTTATCATGGACCTACTGGCAACTTGATgacttttagaaaattttttaaaattcaagtatTAAAACCATTGGATGTcaagacaaaattttataatgctgAAAATGATGATGTATACTTGGAGgctcaaattcaaaatattactgCTGGTCCAATCTGTTTAGAAAAGGTGGAATTGGATGCATCACAACTGTTTGATG taACTTCACTTAATGTTACACCAAGTGGGGAGAGTGTATTTGGTAAAACACAATTAATGCAGCCACAGACAGTTTGCCAGTTTCTCTATTGCTTGACTCCAAGTGAGAAGTTATCATCtgatttaaaatctttaagtGGAGCTACTAACATAGGGAAATTGGATATTGTATGGAGATCAAATCTGGGAGAAAGAGGGAGGTTGCAAACATGCCAAATGCAAAGaatg ggaCCAGATTATGGTGATATTCGTATATCTATAGTTgaaattccaaattttgtagttttagaggaactattttctattaaatgtaaactggTTAATAATTG TGAAAGAACAGtggatttaaatatatatttagaaaatgtggAAGGAATTGCTTGGTGCGATATATCTAGTCGAAAATTAGAACCACTGACACCACATTCAATGAAAATACTAGAATTTAAATGCATTCCTATATTACCTGGGTTAAGAAGTATAGCTggtataaaattgattgatacATTCCTTAAAAGAACTTATACTTATAATGATTTGGGACAAGTTTTTGTCATggtaaatgagaaaaaatgtGCAAGTGAAGAAAGTGATGATGATGCAAGCATACCACCACAAT ttaaacaataa
- the LOC109609142 gene encoding tubulin--tyrosine ligase-like protein 12 has product MGFDFLDLHKSQLKSSGVPECHWDALKLKLEKEIFDAGDHLRIVKVDHEDERGRYDPAFGLQALHDISKDDPQNIFLIDHCWTYKASDLRKQLMENEYLRRRLVAMFDFNNSQPQEKLVQDIYDYSWKVSGMYTITSNAEAEDRVPIWYIMDEVGTAVCHSVNANCRIVPFVYLPEQTTYSLLFFIKDLDKEDIVFRDYAEFENDPIKKSAALLCWQPKDFTSYSTEAPIQGSEYYLSGHIKETLPKTVEIKRTEKTKYKVFSQYQLIYDYLKDERFELVDSEDEADILWYIDHFRDFEKLSDTPDKLVNQFPYEYVITVKDLLCMTCRRHKNDDDDDDDNNDDHWFPITYNLKIEVQHFLSYFQQREKKGLDNYWICKPYNLARGLDMYITNNIDLLMRMPETGPKIVQKYITNPVLFHRDDIGERVKFDIRYVLLLKSTKPLKAYAYKQFFLRFANKSFSLSDFDVYDKHFTVMNYQEGIPLAKILAKDFKDIWAKQYSNYPWDTIEKSILKMFREIFECAVQELPPCGIAASPQSRALYAADIMLHWTNSSLIQPKILEINFAPDCKRACEYYPDFYNNIFQLLFLDEESDEFFEL; this is encoded by the exons ATGGGGTTCGATTTTCTTGACTTACACAAGAGTCAATTGAAGTCTTCCGGTGTTCCGGAATGTCATTGGGACgcattgaaattgaaattagaaaaGGAAATTTTCGATGCGGGAGATCATCTCCGTATCGTGAAGGTGGATCATGAAGATGAACGGGGAAGATATGATCCGGCCTTCGGCTTGCAGGCCCTCCATGACATATCTAAAGATGATccccaaaatatttttttgattgatCACTGCTGGACCTACAAAGCAAGCGACTTGAGGAAACAGTTGATGGAAAATGAGTATTTACGTCGTAGGCTGGTTGCTATGTTTGATTTCAACAATTCTCAACCCCAAGAAAAATTAGTACAAGATATTTACGACTATTCATGGAAAGTCAGTGGAATGTACACAATAACCAGTAATGCTGAAGCCGAGGATAGAGTTCCTATTTG GTACATAATGGATGAAGTTGGAACTGCTGTATGCCACAGTGTAAATGCTAACTGCCGTATTGTTCCATTTGTGTATTTACCAGAACAAACAACATATTCATtgctgttttttattaaagaccTTGATAAGGAAGACATTGTGTTCAGAGATTATGCAGAATTTGAAAATGATCCCATTAAAAAGTCTGCTGCCCTTCTATGTTGGCAGCCCAAGGATTTCACAAGTTACAGCACTGAAGCACCTATTCAAGGCAGTGAGTATTATTTAAGTGGTCATATTAAAGAGACCCTGCCAAAGACtgttgaaataaaaagaactgaaaaaacaaaatacaaagtATTTTCTCAGTATCAGTTAATTTATGATTACTTGAAAGATGAAAGATTTGAATTAGTAGACAGTGAAGATGAGGCTGATATACTTTGGTATATTGATCACTTCAgagattttgaaaaattaagtgaTACTCCAGATAAACTAGTCAATCAATTTCCATATGAGTATGTCATAACAGTAAAAGATTTGCTCTGTATGACCTGCAGGAGACATAagaatgatgatgatgatgatgatgataacaATGATGACCACTGGTTTCCTATTACCtacaatttgaaaatagaaGTACAACATTTCTTAAGCTATTTTCAACAAAGAGAGAAAAAAGGTCTTGATAACTACTGGATTTGTAAACCTTATAATCTTGCAAGAGGTTTAGATATGTACATAACTAACAACATTGACCTTCTTATGCGAATGCCTGAAACTGGaccaaaaattgtacaaaaatatatcacaaatcCTGTCCTGTTTCACAGAGACGACATTGGAGAACGGGTCAAATTCGATATTCGTTATGTGTTGCTTTTAAAAAGTACGAAACCTCTAAAAGCCTATGCATATAAACAATTCTTCCTACGTTTTGCCAACAAATCGTTCAGCTTGAGCGATTTCGATGTTTATGATAAACACTTCACTGTAATGAATTACCAGGAAGGTATACCACTTGCAAAAATTCTTgcaaaagattttaaagacaTTTGGGCTAAGCAATACAGCAATTATCCTTGggatacaattgaaaaatcaatattgaaaatgttcagagaaatatttgaatgtgcAGTCCAAGAACTTCCACCTTGTGGCATTGCCGCATCGCCTCAGTCCAGGGCGTTGTATGCAGCAGACATTATGTTGCATTGGACAAATTCAAGTTTAATTCAACCTAAGATCCTTGAAATTAACTTTGCTCCAGATTGCAAAAGGGCTTGTGAATATTACCCTgacttttataataacatattccAATTACTCTTTTTGGATGAAGAATCAGATGAATTTTTTGAGCtttag
- the LOC109609173 gene encoding phosphatidylglycerophosphatase and protein-tyrosine phosphatase 1 gives MVFDRMFARVTFYPTLFYNVVMEKISPRRWYDRIDDTVILGALPFTSLTKELVEKENVKAVVSMNEDYELLLANNGEKWKKVGVSFLQLATTDIFSTPCQSKLMEGVRFINLFVQPNEVQNDKSESSVYVHCKAGRTRSATLVGCYLMQRYGWTPEQAVQHMQEKRPHILLHTRQWEALRIFYKKNLRVFDNI, from the exons atGGTTTTCGACAG aatGTTCGCACGGGTAACATTTTACCCCACGTTGTTCTACAATGTggttatggaaaaaatatcgCCTCGCAGATGGTACGATAGGATCGACGACACCGTAATTTTGGGGGCACTTCCATTTACCAGTCTCACGAAAgag CTTGTCGAAAAGGAGAACGTAAAGGCCGTGGTTTCCATGAACGAGGATTACGAATTGCTGTTAGCGAACAACGGAGAA aagtggAAGAAGGTCGGAGTTTCATTTCTTCAACTGGCTACAACTGACATTTTTTCCACACCCTGccaatcaaaattaatggaaGGCGTAcgctttataaatttgtttgttcaaCCTAATGAAGTTCAGAATGACAAATCAGAATCTTCGGTGTATGTACACTGTAAAGCTGGCCGTACCAGAAGTGCCACCTTGGTTGGATGTTATTTGATGCAG AGATACGGTTGGACTCCAGAACAAGCTGTTCAACATATGCAGGAAAAAAGACCtcacattttattacataccAGACAATGGGAAGCTTTAaggatattttacaaaaagaaTTTACGAGTTTTTgacaatatataa
- the LOC109609174 gene encoding succinate dehydrogenase [ubiquinone] cytochrome b small subunit, mitochondrial, with amino-acid sequence MAMSVILQNAARTQVLARNFIKLNPAAPRVYSQLLKNVNKNNFVSKKNLVSEVAKRNMSADHSKLWPIEKAVTLVLLGVVPITFFSPNIVTDDIFAIATILHTHWGLEACCVDYVRPIIFGSFIPKATLGLLYAVSILTLGGLIYFNHNSIGIGKSIHKIWELKKSQK; translated from the exons atggCAATGTcagtaattttacaaaatgcgGCAAGAACACAAG TTCTGGCacgaaactttattaaattaaatccggCGGCTCCACGCGTCTATTCTCAATTGCTGAAGAATGTTAACAAGAACAATTTCGTCTCAAAGAAAAATCTCGTATCTGAAGTTGCCAAGAGGAATATGTCGGCAGACCACAGCAAATTGTGGCCCATTGAGAAGGCTGTAACTCTTGTACTTCTCGGAGTGGTCCCCATCACGTTCTTCTCACCGAATATTGTTACAGATGATATATTTGCTATTGCTACCATTCTCCACACACATTG GGGCTTGGAGGCCTGTTGTGTAGACTACGTTAGGCCAATCATTTTTGGATCTTTTATCCCAAAAGCAACCCTTGGCTTATTGTATGCTGTTTCTATACTTACTTTGGGAGGTCTCATTTACTTCAACCACAACAGCATTGGAATTGGCAAAAGTATTCATAAGATTTGGGAATTAAAGAAGTCACAAAAGTAA